The Bacillota bacterium sequence CATCGCCGCGCCGGCCTTTGGGCCGGTCGTCCTGATCGAGTTGAGGGTGGCCATCGCCGCCTTGTTCCTTCTCGGTTACACGGCGCTCATTCGCAAGCTTCCCGATTTCCGCGCCAACTGGCGCCATTACCTGGTTATCGGGGCCGCCAATGGGGCCCTCCCGTTCACCCTCATCGCCACCGCCGAGCTCCTTCTCCCGGCGTCCCTGGCGTCGATCCTCAACGCCACGACGCCGCTCTTCACCGCCCTCTTCGCCGCCCTCTGGATGGGCGAGGTCTTCACCGCCCGCAAGGTCGGTGGGTTGGCCCTCGGGTTCGTCGGCGTAGTCGCCCTGATCGGCCTGGGACCCGTGCCGGTGACCCCGGCGGTCATCGGCTCGGTGGGGCTCTCCCTGGCGGCCACCGTCTCCTACGGCGTGGCCGCGGTCTACACCAAGATGAAGGTCCCGGCGGGGCAATCCCAAGCCCTGGCCGCAGGCACCCAGCTCTTCGCCGCCCTGATCCTGCTCCCGCTGGTGCCCTTCACCCTCCCCCATCAGACCCCGCCGGCCCTTGCCGCCTGGTGCGCGCTGGGCCTTGCCCTGCTGTCGACGGCCCTGGCCTTCTTGCTTTTCTTCTACCTGCTCGAGCAAGTCGGCCCGGTCAGGGCGACCATGGTCGCCTACCTGGTCCCCGCCTTCGGAGCTCTGTGGGGTTTCCTCTTCCTCCGCGAATCGCTGGGAGTCGGCTCGTTGCTCGGTTTCGGATTGATCCTGGCCAGCGTGGCCATGGTCACGGCGGCTCCGGCCGGAAGGGTACAGGAAAGGCCGGCCCACTGAGGGGCCGGCCTTTCCTGCGAAATGACGCAGGGTCAGGTTCAAGCCCCCATTCAGCTATTCCCGAAAAAGCGAGGGCCGTCGCAACAGGCGACGGTCCTCGCGGTTTCATCGGTTGTAAGCGGTCCTCAGTCCCAGGTCCCCAGTCCTACCGCAGCAGGCTCGAGGCGATGACCAGCTTCATGATCTCCGAAGTGCCCTCGTAGATCTGGGTGATCTTGGCGTCGCGCATGAAACGCTCGACCTTGTTCTCGCGCATGTAGCCATTACCGCCGTGGACCTGGATGGCCTCGATGGTCTGCCGCATGGCCACGTCGGAGGCGAAGAGCTTGGCCATGGCGATCTCCTTGGAGCAGCGGACGCCCTTGTCGCGCAACCACGCGGCGCGATAGACCATCAGCCGGGCGGCGTCGATCTCGGTGGCCATCTCGGCCAGCTTCCATTGGATCGCCTGGAGCTCAGCGATGGGCTTGCCGAACTGGATGCGCTGCTTCGAGTAGGCCAGGGCGGCGTCGAGGCCGGCCTGAGCCAAACCGAGGGCCTGCGCGCCGATACCGACGCGGCCGGTATCAAGAGTGGCCATGGCGATCTTGAAGCCGTCCCCTTCGTTGCCCAGACGGTTCTCCACCGCCACCTCGACGTCCTCCATGATGACGTCGGCGGTGCAGGAGGCCTTGATCCCCATCTTGTCTTCGGGCTGCCCGAAGGACAGGCCCTTCTGGCCCTTCTCGACGAGGAAGGCGGTGATCCCCTTATTTCCCTTGGACTTGTCGGTCATCGCGAAGACGATGTACAGGCTGGACTTGGAAGAGTTGGTGATGAAACACTTGAGACCGTTGAGGACGTAATGGTCCCCCTGGAGGACGGCCACCGTCTGTTGGGCGGCCGAATCGGAGCCCGCGTTCGGCTCGGTCAGGCAGAACGAGCCCATCCATTCCCCGGTGGTCAGCTTGGGGAGGTACTTCTTCTTCTGCTCAGGGGTGCCGAAGCGCTCGATGGTCTCGGCATGAAGCGAGTTGTGGACCTCGAGGATGACCGCGGTGGATGCGCAGACGCGGGAGATCTCCTCAAGGACGAGGGTGTGGTCGAGGAGCGAGGCTCCGCTCCCGCCGTATTCCGGGGAAATGGTCATTCCGACGAATCCTTGCTTGGCCATCTTGTGCCAGTTGTCCCAGGGGAATTCGTGGGTCTTGTCGATCTCCGAGGCGATTGGGGCCACTTCCCGCTCGGCGAACTCGCGGGCGGTTCGGCGGATCATTTCTTGTTCTTCCGTCAAGGTGAAATCCACTCTTGCCCTTCCTCCTTACGCAGTTAACTTACCAACGCCGGCACCCCGCCTGGTGACCGCAGGTTTTTGTTGGTTTGGCGGGACACCGGCCTTCGTGCCGATTTCCCCGTCCGGGTCCAAGGCACGGACCCCGACGGCTAGAGCCGTCTCACTTTGGTCCGGGTGAAGGTGATGATGTCGTCGGTCCTCGTCCCCGGCCCGAAGCAACCGGCCACGCCGGCCGCCGTGAGTCCGGGCACGTCCTCCTCGGGGATGATCCCCCCGACAAGGACGAGGACGTCGTCCATCCCCCTCCGCCGGAGAAGGTCGACGACCTTGGGAACGAGGGTGTTATGGGCCCCCGAAAGGATCGATAGGGCGACCACGTCGACGTCCTCCTGGAGGGCCGCTTCGACGATCTGCTCCGGGGTCTGATGCAGGCCGGTGTAGATGACCTCCATCCCGGCGTCGCGGTAAGCCCGGGCGACGACCTTGGCCCCCCGGTCGTGGCCGTCCAGACCCGGCTTGCCGACCAGGACCCTGACCTTGCGCTCCTGCGGCTCCCACATAGCCCGCACCTCCTAGTAGATCGCGGGTTCGCGGTAGACTCCGAAGACCTCGCGCATCACGTCGCAGATCTCGCCCAGCGTGGCATAGGCCTTGACGGCCCGCAGAAGGTGCGGCATGACGTTGTCCGTGCCCTCGCCCGCCCGTTTCAGGACGGCCAGCGAAGCGGCCCACTCGGCCTGGTCGCGGGTGGCCCGGACGCGCCGCGTCCGCTCGATCTGCCGCCGCTGAACTTCGGGTTCGATCTTCAGGATGGGGATGGTCAGGGGCTCGCCGGAGATGAACTTGTTGACCCCGACGATGGTCTGCTCGCCGGACTGCACCTGCCGCTGGTAGCGGTAGGCGGCGTCGGCGATCTCCCGCTGGAAGAAGCCCTTCTCGATGGCCGGGATGACCCCGCCGAGGGCCTCGATCTGGTCGAAGTAGTCCCGGGCCCCCCGTTCCATCTCGTCGGTCAGGGCCTCGACGAAGTAGGAACCGGCCAGGGGGTCGATGGTGTTGGCCACGCCGCTCTCCTCGGCCAGGATCTGCTGGGTGCGGAGGGCGATTGTCGCCGCCTTCTGACTTGGCAGGGCCAAGGCCTCGTCCATCGAGTTGGTGTGCAGGGATTGGGTCCCGCCGAGGATGGCCGCCAGGGCCTGGACCGTCGTCCGAGCGATGTTGTTCTCGGGTTGCTGCGAGGTGAGCGAGCAGCCGGCGGTCTGGGTGTGGAAGCGGAGCATCCACGACCGGGGGTCTTTGGCGCCGAACTGGTCACGCATGACCCGGGCCCAGATCCGGCGGGCGGCCCGGTACTTGGCGACCTCCTCGAAGAGGTCGTTATGGGCGTTGAAGAAGAACGACAGGCGCGGGGCGAACTCATCGACATCCAGCCCGGCCGCGATGCCCGCCCGGATGTATTCCATCCCGTCGGCCAGGGTGAAGGCCAGTTCCTGGACGGCCGTGGAGCCGGCCTCGCGGATATGGTAGCCGCTGATGCTGATGGTGTTCCAGCGGGGCACGTGCTTGGCCGCGTAGGCGAAGATGTCGGTGATCAGCCGCATCGACGGCCGGGGCGGGAAGATGTACGACTTCTGGGCGATGTATTCCTTCAGGATGTCGTTCTGGATCGTCCCCGAGACCTGGTCCGGCCGCACGCCCTGCTTCTCGGCGACGGCGATGTACATGCAGAGGAGGATCGACGCGGGGGCGTTGGTGGTCATCGAGGTGGAGACCTTGTCGAGGGGGATGCCGTCGAAAAGGACCTCCATGTCGGCCAGGGAGTCGATGGCCACGCCCAGCTTGCCGACTTCCCCGTCGGACCGCGGGTGGTCCGAATCGTAACCCATGATCGTCGGCATGTGGAAGGCCACCGAGAGGCCCGTCTGGCCGTTCGCCAAGAGGTATTTGTAGCGGGCGTTGGTGTCCTCGGCCGAGCCGAATCCGGAGAACTGGCGCATCGTCCAGAGTCGACCACGGTACATCGACTCGTGGATGCCCCGGGTGAAGGGGAACTCGCCCGGAGTGCCGAGATCCCGGGCATAGTCCAGGTCGGCCACGTCGGCCGGCGTGTAAAGGGCCTTGATCGGCCGGTCGGAGACGGTGACGAAGCGCTCGCGGCGCTCTTTGCCGGACGTCGGCCTGTCAGCGAGCTGAATGGCCGCCGGGTCGAAGCTGGGAGCGACGGCCCGGCCGGCGGCTTGGGCCCGTTCGCTCGGCGCGCAGTTGGCCGGGGCGTCCTTGCTCGGACCGCAGTTGCCCGGCCCGCGGGTGGGCGACGGTTCGGGACGGCATTTGGCGGACTCGTCGTTCATTCGGCCGACCCTCCCAATGGCGGGATGTCGGCGAGGCCGGTCTGGCGACGACGCTGCCGCGATGATTGATCCGATGATGAGCGCGGAGTGAAGTGGGTCCGGACAAAGTAATAACCGGGCATGCCCTCGCCTGGTGTTCCTTATGACTATTCGAGAAGTCGGGTGCTATTCCTGCACAGTCGACTCTAGCTGGGGTTTACTTCATTGGCAGCCGGCAAACAAGGGAATAGTCTTTTCAAAAGGCCCTCTGTGCCAGGTTGAGAATTCGGGACAATTGACCAGATTTGTGGTATCATATGTGGTGCGCAGAGAATAATGTATATCAAGGCAGGTAATCGGCTTGACCCGAAGGGAAAAGCTTCTAGCGCGTCTGAGGAGCCCCGGCAAGGTCAACGTCAGATTTGATGAGATCCTAAGTCTCGCGAAGCACTATGGATTCGAAGTCACCTCCGGTGGTGCCGACTACATTCTCAGACACGACGACCTTGAACTTCTGGTATTCATAGGCAAGCCCCATGGAGGCAGAGATTTTGTAAGGCCCCATGATATTGATCGCCTAGTGGATGCATTGGAGGAACTTGGGATAATCAGGGAGCCCTCCAAGACGGAGATGTCTGGATAAAAGGAGCGAGGCAAGTGGACGACCTGAGACAAGACCGCTACACCATAGTCCTGCGGCAAGAGGAATCCAAGGGTGAATGGGCTTGGGTGGCTAGAGTCCCCGAGCTTCCCGGTTGTGCGGCAACCGAGGATAGCCCAGAGAGTGCTTTGGCTCATATACGGGAATCGATAAGGTCACACCTGGCAGTCAAGAAAGAAGCAGGACAGAAAGTCCCTGAACCAGCGGCGCCAGCTAGTGGTCGTTTCACGATTCGTGTACCCAGATGGGTCCATTCTGAGCTGAAGACTCACGCTGACGCTGAAGGAGTGAGCTTGAATCAGCTGGTGAGTTCCATTCTCAGTTTCTGGGTGGGTAAGGAGAACCCTGGGACTAAGAGTCGGGAAGAAGCGAGCAGCATGTATGCTTATTACCTGCACCTGCCGTCTCCACAAAAACTCCAGTCGAATAGCCTTGCCTTTCGAACTCCGTACGTCACGAACCGGTTTGGTGAATTGGAGCAAGTTGAGACGGCGAGTCTGACTGGAAACAGGAGATTTCAGATTGGCGGGCTAGCGGAAAAGAAAAGCGTGTTGGAGGTGTAGCTATGGAAGACAAAGGTTCAGTCACAATCTCGGTAAGGCAGGCTGAACAGACTCCAACCTACTACGTACACGGCGCCTGGGGGGGAATAGGCCCGCGCGGGGAGATTGTGGCATACCTATATCAGGATGTGCAGCCGTTCCCTACTCAGTTCAACCTTGAAGTTGACAAGACAACTGGCCTGGTCTTGAAAGATGAGGGCAGCAATCCTTCTCCCTTGGAACGCGTTGTTGTGGCAAAGCTCCTTATTCCCGGACAGGTTGCAGAAGGTCTGGCCGAATGGCTCAAAGACAAAGTTGCGGCGCTTTCGTCTATCAAGAAATAAGGAAGTTAGGAAGAACAGTACATTGGAGTGAACAAACCCGCCACGATTGAGGCGGGTTTTGTCATGTCAGGTGCTCCAGCCAAAGTAATCCTATGTCTTCAGTTGTTGCTCCCGTGACTGCCGCCGTGCCCCCGGTGGTCGTGCTGGTGCTGGTAGTAGACGGCGACGATGAGGGCCACCGCCGGCAGGACGGGAACTTCGGCGATGATCCCCTGGACGTCATGGCCGATCACCGGCCCGCCCAGGCGGCCGGTCAGCCTCAGCTCCCGGCGGTCGTACTCGACGTCGACGTCGAAGCCGAAGACCTCGCCGCCGACCCGGCCGCTGATCCGGTCGACCCCCGCGCCCGCGCTAAGCTGCAGGACGATATCGTTGCCCTCGAATTCCCCGCCCAGTCGCCCCGAGAAGCTCGAACCGGCGACCTCGCCGTGGATGTCCTTGCCCTCGAAGACTCCGCCGAAGCGGCCGTCAAGCCGGCCGCCCTCGAGGGTGAAGTCGATATCCTTACCGACGATCGCCCCGCCGAAACGACCGTAAATCCGGGTCCCGTCAAAGCTGCAGTTGATATCGTAGCCCTCGAAGTTCCCGCCGATGCGGCCGCTGATGCTACCCAAGTCGCTCTCCCCCATCCTGTCTGTCATCTATCGACTGTCTTGTGTGGCTGGTTCAGGTCGCCCCGCGCAGGGCCCCGATCAGCCGAGCCAGGTCCGGTGGCACGGGCGCGCCAAGGCGCATCGGCCGGTCCGAGAAGGGGTGCCTGAACTCGATGGCCGAGGCGTGGAGGGCCTGGCGCCCGATGGCGGCGTCCCCTTCATCGGCCGGGCCGTAGAGGCGGTCACCGATGATCGGATGACCGGACGCCGAGAGTTGCGCCCTCAGTTGATGGGTCCGCCCGGTCCTCGGCTCGAGGAGGAGGACCGTCGCTCCGCCGGTGATGGCCCCGCCCGAGAGGCGTTCGAGGACCCGGAAACGGGTCTGGGCCCGAAGGCCCTTCCCATCCACCGGCTCCTCGTCGACGGCGACCATCCTCCCGGGGGCCCGCGCCAGCCAGCCGGCCAGCGTCCCCTGGTCGTCGGCCATCGAGCCCCGGACCACGGCGAGATACTCCTTGCTCACTTCGGAGCGGCGGAACTGGAGGGCCAACCGGTGCTGGACGTGGGCGCTCTTGGCAAAGACGATGACGCCCGAGGTGTCCCGGTCAAGGCGGTGGACCGGGCGCGGCTTCGGGCTCAGCCCCTGAAGGCTGAGGTGGTGGGCGACGACCTGGGCCAGGGTCCCACCCTCCTGACCATGGACCGGGTGGACCAGGACCCCGGCCGGCTTGTCGACGACGACGATCGCCTCGTCCTCGAAGATGACTGTCAGTGGGCCCTCTTCGGGGGTGATGTTCGGCGAGGGCAGGTCCGGCAGGACCAGGGCCAGTTCATCGCCGGCTCGCAGGTGGTCGCGGACTTTCGCCGGTTCACCGTTGACCAGGATCTCCCCGCGGGACTTCAGGCGGCGGAGCATCCTCCGCGACACCCCCAGGTGGGCCCGAAGGAAGGCGGCCACGCTGGCCCCCTCGCCGGCCGGCGGGACGACGCCTCGATACCACTCGCCCTCGGTCATCCCCGCCCGCCCGTTGGCCCCTCGGCTACCTCGAGCATGCCCCGATGGTCGGTGGGCGAGGATGGCCTGATGACCACGGGCATTAGCCGGCCTCCTCCTCGGCCGGAGCCGGCACGAGGACCAGGATGTCGAGGGGCGAGCGCAGAACGTGGTCGGCCGCGATGCTGTCGGTGAAGACCGGCCCCCAGCCGACCAGACCGAAACGGGAGCCGGCCGCCTTGGCGCAGGCCGCGTCGTATTCGGTGTCCCCCACGTAGAGGGTCCGGCCGGGGTCGGCCCCGACCACGGTCATCGCTTTGACCAACGGGTCGGGGTGCGGTTTCGTCCTCGCCGCATCCTCGGCGCAGACGATGCAGTTGAAGTAGCCGCCAAGCCCCAGGGGGACGAAATCGTGGAGCAACTCGTCATGGTTCTTCGAGGTGACCACGCCCAACCTGACGCCGCGTCGTTGGAGCCGGACCAGAGTCTCTGGGATCCCCGGGAAGACCTGTGAATCCTGGTTGAACTGTCGGAAGAGCGTCTCCCAGGCGACCAGGGCCCTCTGGATGTCCGGGAAACCCAGCCGTCGCAAGGTCTCAACGCTCGCCATTCCTTGGGCGAAGCGGAGTTCCTCCTCGCTCGGAACCGCCCGCCCATACTGGATCAGCAATTGGCGGAGGGAGCCGGTCACCGCCCGGGTTGAATCGAGGATCGTTCCGTCGACGTCGAAGATGACCGTATCGTACAAGCGTCCGTCCTCCCGCCTGATGCCCGATGAATCGGTCATGGCCGGTTGGCGGCGGAGCCGCACTCGGCCAGGATCGTGTCGGCCGCCGTGTACGGGTCCAGCTCCCGGGCCGCGACCTTGGCGATGAGACTCGGCAGCAGTCCGCCGGCCGCCGCGCCGAGGATCCTCGCCCCGGCCCTGGCCGTGACGATGTCCCTGATCTCGGACTCGCTGGTGGCCTGGGTCTTCTCGGCCAGGCGGCCGCTGGCCTTGAGGAAGGCAAGGTGGGCGTCGACCTGGCCGGCCAATTCGGCGAGGCCGGTTCCGTCCCTGGCGACGGTCTTCAGGATCGGCGGGCGCCAGGCCGTCTCCTCGGGGTTCAGGCTGAGCATCACTTCGAGTTCGCCGGCGGCCCGCTCGGCCCCGTCCTGGTCGGCCTTGTTGACCACGAAGACGTCGCCGATCTCG is a genomic window containing:
- a CDS encoding methylmalonyl-CoA mutase family protein; translated protein: MNDESAKCRPEPSPTRGPGNCGPSKDAPANCAPSERAQAAGRAVAPSFDPAAIQLADRPTSGKERRERFVTVSDRPIKALYTPADVADLDYARDLGTPGEFPFTRGIHESMYRGRLWTMRQFSGFGSAEDTNARYKYLLANGQTGLSVAFHMPTIMGYDSDHPRSDGEVGKLGVAIDSLADMEVLFDGIPLDKVSTSMTTNAPASILLCMYIAVAEKQGVRPDQVSGTIQNDILKEYIAQKSYIFPPRPSMRLITDIFAYAAKHVPRWNTISISGYHIREAGSTAVQELAFTLADGMEYIRAGIAAGLDVDEFAPRLSFFFNAHNDLFEEVAKYRAARRIWARVMRDQFGAKDPRSWMLRFHTQTAGCSLTSQQPENNIARTTVQALAAILGGTQSLHTNSMDEALALPSQKAATIALRTQQILAEESGVANTIDPLAGSYFVEALTDEMERGARDYFDQIEALGGVIPAIEKGFFQREIADAAYRYQRQVQSGEQTIVGVNKFISGEPLTIPILKIEPEVQRRQIERTRRVRATRDQAEWAASLAVLKRAGEGTDNVMPHLLRAVKAYATLGEICDVMREVFGVYREPAIY
- a CDS encoding HAD family hydrolase — encoded protein: MYDTVIFDVDGTILDSTRAVTGSLRQLLIQYGRAVPSEEELRFAQGMASVETLRRLGFPDIQRALVAWETLFRQFNQDSQVFPGIPETLVRLQRRGVRLGVVTSKNHDELLHDFVPLGLGGYFNCIVCAEDAARTKPHPDPLVKAMTVVGADPGRTLYVGDTEYDAACAKAAGSRFGLVGWGPVFTDSIAADHVLRSPLDILVLVPAPAEEEAG
- a CDS encoding acyl-CoA dehydrogenase — translated: MDFTLTEEQEMIRRTAREFAEREVAPIASEIDKTHEFPWDNWHKMAKQGFVGMTISPEYGGSGASLLDHTLVLEEISRVCASTAVILEVHNSLHAETIERFGTPEQKKKYLPKLTTGEWMGSFCLTEPNAGSDSAAQQTVAVLQGDHYVLNGLKCFITNSSKSSLYIVFAMTDKSKGNKGITAFLVEKGQKGLSFGQPEDKMGIKASCTADVIMEDVEVAVENRLGNEGDGFKIAMATLDTGRVGIGAQALGLAQAGLDAALAYSKQRIQFGKPIAELQAIQWKLAEMATEIDAARLMVYRAAWLRDKGVRCSKEIAMAKLFASDVAMRQTIEAIQVHGGNGYMRENKVERFMRDAKITQIYEGTSEIMKLVIASSLLR
- a CDS encoding RluA family pseudouridine synthase, producing MTEGEWYRGVVPPAGEGASVAAFLRAHLGVSRRMLRRLKSRGEILVNGEPAKVRDHLRAGDELALVLPDLPSPNITPEEGPLTVIFEDEAIVVVDKPAGVLVHPVHGQEGGTLAQVVAHHLSLQGLSPKPRPVHRLDRDTSGVIVFAKSAHVQHRLALQFRRSEVSKEYLAVVRGSMADDQGTLAGWLARAPGRMVAVDEEPVDGKGLRAQTRFRVLERLSGGAITGGATVLLLEPRTGRTHQLRAQLSASGHPIIGDRLYGPADEGDAAIGRQALHASAIEFRHPFSDRPMRLGAPVPPDLARLIGALRGAT
- a CDS encoding DMT family transporter, which codes for MTTKDSAALVLLSSLWGGSFIFMRIAAPAFGPVVLIELRVAIAALFLLGYTALIRKLPDFRANWRHYLVIGAANGALPFTLIATAELLLPASLASILNATTPLFTALFAALWMGEVFTARKVGGLALGFVGVVALIGLGPVPVTPAVIGSVGLSLAATVSYGVAAVYTKMKVPAGQSQALAAGTQLFAALILLPLVPFTLPHQTPPALAAWCALGLALLSTALAFLLFFYLLEQVGPVRATMVAYLVPAFGALWGFLFLRESLGVGSLLGFGLILASVAMVTAAPAGRVQERPAH
- a CDS encoding cobalamin B12-binding domain-containing protein — encoded protein: MWEPQERKVRVLVGKPGLDGHDRGAKVVARAYRDAGMEVIYTGLHQTPEQIVEAALQEDVDVVALSILSGAHNTLVPKVVDLLRRRGMDDVLVLVGGIIPEEDVPGLTAAGVAGCFGPGTRTDDIITFTRTKVRRL